A single window of Vanessa tameamea isolate UH-Manoa-2023 chromosome 5, ilVanTame1 primary haplotype, whole genome shotgun sequence DNA harbors:
- the Rim gene encoding regulating synaptic membrane exocytosis protein 2 isoform X8 — MDDMPDLSHLTPEERAIIEGVIMRQRQEEQREHEIMRRKQDEVAVLEQSIRTRNEMQRAAGVELAATCHICLKTKFADGVGHSCHYCRVRCCARCGGKVTLRSNKVIWVCILCRKKQELLSKTGQWIHKSAGQDSMLWRMESDLRGLPPQGDTSLDKRPKLERAHSAAEKENQPLQRSGSALRRQYSQQEARCYGELEGLARTHPHLVHPRQKASYGVEDTGIQMLPPQGTQLLPLPHTPGSHPPLPPRSSSSDDEVPECISDENDEYRDRVCMREKIRQLEACSSLRNPHLRSTSVATNNYYNFTNHSPASYMPEARGAFDTARTAPAGGRSFDSVTDCRWRARDDGEGSYLRPYVTDGGPRPDRAVYKSAYLWEDSSDNRRFTERRKKTVRFDGHEGAATFPRGGRDASGGPHDWASLRWESERQTSQDSATKDSGIDTSSTFTSSEDSNRGDCPKFPLNWQVSADGTRMIGHMVLRKSLMEGSSNYSSAILGLKVVGGKILPDGTRSAVVEKVKKGSIADLEGQLRIGDEVLQWNGYALQGRTADEVATIVANSKHDSHVELVVSRSLAPNRTVQSWRAHKEVYTEIMGGCEKPSVLVTSPGSPDIHSRRRSARHNHSNISVAGRIQLKVNFDIPALQLLVTVLSATGLSPRSDGSPRCPYAKVFLLPDKSEKSKRRTKTLANTLEPRWNQTFVYCGIRITDIKKRTLEVTVWDLNRYGPNDFLGEVLLDLDNIINHEPIWHILKPHEEIVGYGRYRDDDVDGEHLSPPSTSTSRLSDSDTPSECDLRRHHSLSSLASSSSPPPPHEIEGTRCSRRDMSPAGRVRTAGMSRDRSGCGVRSQSAAGGRSASPRRSLSPPASVPRYAAHDAHALLCEERGDTRLPTHAYAPRFQSRSATATPTTSPKKRQLPQIPHQQSGQRAMRAQVSADLEERKWIAPHHIGATLTYRSTPQGWERHYAGLSDSELAARGGGWAPRRRLSPDATAADSDLESVASVTSSAFSTQSERPRPTRMLSNDYGGRENGRNHSQQQPLERRESRRGQFTRSLSNADVPPDEKADGSLSDTALGGTSEIEPANDDVLLKAEPRDYFGPGMGKKSNSTSQLSATGRKRRLGFGKRGKNSFTVQRSEEVVPGEMRGGTGVSRASSASSENDDGRFSPGMRGSGSSDGGGLSDFIDGLGPGQLVGRQLLGAPTLGDVQLSMCYQKGFLEVEVIRARGLQAKQGSRTLPAPYVKVYVVSGKRCLAKAKTVTARRTLDPLYQQTLTFRENYKGCVLQVTVWGDYGRLEGKKVFMGVAQIMLEDLNLSNIVIGWYKLFGTTSL; from the exons ATGGACGACATGCCGGACCTTTCGCACCTCACGCCCGAGGAGCGCGCGATCATCGAAGGTGTCATAATGCGTCAGCGACAAGAGGAGCAGCGAGAACACGAGATTATGAG ACGTAAACAAGATGAAGTGGCAGTGCTCGAGCAGTCAATTCGCACGAGGAATGAAATGCAACGAGCAGCAGGCGTAGAGCTCGCGGCCACCTGTCACATTTGTTTGAAGACTAAGTTTGCCGATGGTGTCGGCCATTCCTGTCACTACTGCAGAGTTCGTTGCTGCGCGAGGTGTGGCGGAAAGGTTACTTTGCGTTCAAACAAG gtTATATGGGTTTGCATACTTTGTCGCAAAAAACAAGAACTTTTATCAAAAACTGGTCAATGGATACACAAAAGTGCCGGTCAAGATTCTATGCTTTGGCGCATGGAATCAGATTTGAGAGGCTTACCACCTCAAGGGGATACCTCATTGGATAAGAGACCAAAATTAGAAAGGGCCCACAGTGCCGCAGAAAAGGAAAATCAGCCTTTACAAAGATCAGGTAGTGCACTGCGTCGGCAGTACAGTCAACAGGAAGCACGGTGTTACGGGGAGCTCGAAGGACTGGCCCGGACCCATCCACATCTTGTACACCCGAGACAAAAAGCATCTTACGGTGTTGAAGACACAGGAATCCAGATGCTGCCACCTCAGGGCACACAACTGCTGCCACTGCCGCACACGCCCGGGTCGCATCCGCCGTTGCCGCCTCGTTCGTCCTCCTCGGACGATGAGGTACCGGAGTGTATCTCCGATGAGAACGACGAGTATCGCGACCGTG TATGTATGAGAGAAAAAATAA GACAACTTGAGGCGTGTTCATCTCTTCGGAACCCACACCTGCGCAGTACCAGCGTGGCTACcaacaattattacaatttcaCTAATCATTCACCGGCTTCGTACATGCCGGAGGCGCGCGGAGCGTTCGATACGGCAAGAACGGCGCCGGCTGGCGGTCGTAGCTTCGACTCGGTCACAGATTGTCGGTGGCGCGCCCGTGACGATGGCGAGGGCTCGTACTTGCGACCCTACGTCACTGATGGGGGTCCGCGTCCTGATCGCGCCGTATATAAGAGTGCTTACTTGTGGGAAGACTCCTCCGATAACAGACGTTTCACGGAAAGGAGAAAAAAAACAGTCCGCTTCGACGGCCACGAAGGTGCTGCGACGTTCCCTCGTGGGGGTCGCGATGCATCTGGTGGCCCGCATGACTGGGCCTCCTTGCGCTGGGAGTCCGAGAGACAGACTAGCCAGGACTCTGCTACCAAAGACTCGGGCATCGATACGTCTAGCACTTTCACTTCCAGCGAAGACTCGAACAGGGGCGATTGCCCTAag TTCCCACTTAACTGGCAAGTCTCCGCTGACGGAACGCGAATGATCGGCCATATGGTTTTGCGGAAGAGTTTGATGGAAGGAAGTTCCAATTACTCTTCAGCAATTCTAGGACTGAAAGTAGTTGGGGGAAAAATTCTACCAGACGGTACACGAAGTGCCGTCGTTGAAAAAGTGAAAAAAGGTTCGATTGCAGACTTGGAAGGGCAGCTAAGAATAG GAGATGAAGTACTACAGTGGAATGGATATGCGCTTCAAGGTCGTACAGCAGACGAAGTGGCTACAATAGTGGCCAACAGTAAACATGACTCGCATGTCGAGCTCGTAGTATCGCGGTCGTTGGCTCCCAACAGAACTGTCCAATCTTGGAGAGCGCATAAAG AAGTGTACACTGAAATCATGGGTGGCTGCGAGAAGCCGAGCGTCTTGGTGACTTCACCTGGCTCACCCGACATCCACTCCCGCCGCCGCTCCGCGCGACACAACCACAGTAACATCAGTGTCGCTGGTCGAATTCAG ttaaaagtAAACTTCGACATCCCGGCACTGCAACTGCTTGTAACGGTGCTATCAGCAACCGGTCTCAGCCCCAGGTCAGATGGTTCTCCGCGATGTCCGTATGCCAAAGTATTTCTGCTGCCCGATAAAAGCGAAAAGAGCAAACGCCGCACTAAGACCCTCGCAAATACCCTGGAACCGAGATGGAATCAGACCTTTGTATATTGTGGAATACGAATAACTGATATCAAGAAACGAACCCTTGAG GTCACTGTATGGGACTTAAATCGTTATGGCCCAAACGATTTCCTCGGTGAAGTTCTCCTTGAtttggataatattattaaccacGAACCTATCTGGCACATCTTGAAACCACACGAAGAAATAGTTGGTTATGGT CGGTACCGCGACGATGACGTGGACGGAGAGCATCTGTCGCCGCCTTCCACATCGACTTCGCGTCTCTCAGACTCCGACACTCCAAGCGAGTGCGACCTTCGCAGACATCATTCACTCTCCAGCCTCGCCTCTAGCTCGAGTCCTCCGCCACCTCATGAG ATTGAAGGAACGCGATGTAGTCGTCGGGACATGTCACCAGCGGGTCGAGTGAGAACCGCCGGCATGTCCAGAGATCGA AGCGGGTGCGGCGTGCGCTCGCAGTCGGCGGCGGGCGGGCGCAGCGCGTCGCCGCGGCGCTCGCTGTCGCCGCCCGCGTCCGTGCCGCGCTACGCCGCCCACGACGCACACGCCTTAC TGTGTGAGGAGCGGGGCGACACCAGGCTACCGACGCATGCGTACGCGCCGCGATTCCAATCCCGCTCCGCCACCGCCACTCCCACCACTAGCCCCAAGAAGCGACAGCTGCCGCAAATACCACACCAG CAGAGTGGGCAGAGGGCGATGCGCGCGCAAGTGTCTGCGGATCTTGAAGAACGTAAGTGGATCGCCCCGCACCACATTGGCGCCACACTTACCTACCGCAGCACGCCACAAG GCTGGGAGAGACACTATGCAGGGTTATCTGACTCTGAGCTTGCGGCGCGAGGCGGCGGCTGGGCGCCTCGGCGTCGCCTCTCGCCGGACGCGACCGCCGCCGATTCAGACCTCGAGTCTGTCGCCTCCGTCACCTCTAGTGCTTTCAGTACGCAATCTGAACGACCTCGTCCCACAAGGATGTTAAG TAATGATTACGGAGGACGTGAGAATGGACGTAATCATAGCCAACAACAGCCCCTCGAGAGACGCGAGTCAAGGCGAGGACAATTCACCAGAAGTCTTAGCAATGCTGATGTTCCTCCTGATGAAAAAGcag ACGGCAGTCTCAGTGACACCGCTCTCGGCGGAACCAGTGAAATAGAACCTGCCAACGATGACGTTCTACTTAAAGCTGAACCAAGAGATTACTTCGGTCCGGGTATGGGGAAGAAAAGCAACTCGACCTCGCAGCTATCAGCCACAG GAAGGAAAAGAAGGTTAGGTTTCGGTAAACGTGGGAAAAATTCGTTCACGGTTCAACGCAGCGAAGAAGTGGTACCCGGGGAAATGAGGGGGGGTACCGGCGTCTCACGAGCTTCCTCAGCCTCAAGCGAGAACGACGACGGCAG ATTTTCCCCTGGAATGCGAGGTTCGGGATCTTCTGATGGCGGTGGCTTATCGGACTTTATAGACGGATTGGGTCCGGGTCAATTGGTCGGAAGGCAACTTCTTGGCGCGCCAACATTAGGCGATGTACAGCTCTCCATGTGCTACCAAAAAGGATTTCTGGAG GTGGAGGTAATTCGTGCGAGAGGGCTGCAAGCAAAGCAAGGAAGTCGAACTCTGCCCGCTCCGTACGTAAAGGTCTACGTAGTGAGCGGCAAACGCTGTCTCGCTAAGGCAAAGACCGTTACAGCACGACGCACTCTCGATCCACTCTATCAACAAACACTCACCTTTAGGGAAAACTATAAGGGATGTGTTTTGCAA GTAACGGTATGGGGCGATTACGGTCGTTTAGAGGGAAAAAAAGTTTTCATGGGCGTGGCGCAGATTATGCTAGAAGACCTCAATCTCTCCAACATCGTCATCGGATGGTACAAACTATTCGGAACAACGTCACtg TAA
- the Rim gene encoding regulating synaptic membrane exocytosis protein 2 isoform X10, translating into MDDMPDLSHLTPEERAIIEGVIMRQRQEEQREHEIMRRKQDEVAVLEQSIRTRNEMQRAAGVELAATCHICLKTKFADGVGHSCHYCRVRCCARCGGKVTLRSNKVIWVCILCRKKQELLSKTGQWIHKSAGQDSMLWRMESDLRGLPPQGDTSLDKRPKLERAHSAAEKENQPLQRSGSALRRQYSQQEARCYGELEGLARTHPHLVHPRQKASYGVEDTGIQMLPPQGTQLLPLPHTPGSHPPLPPRSSSSDDEVPECISDENDEYRDRVCMREKIRQLEACSSLRNPHLRSTSVATNNYYNFTNHSPASYMPEARGAFDTARTAPAGGRSFDSVTDCRWRARDDGEGSYLRPYVTDGGPRPDRAVYKSAYLWEDSSDNRRFTERRKKTVRFDGHEGAATFPRGGRDASGGPHDWASLRWESERQTSQDSATKDSGIDTSSTFTSSEDSNRGDCPKFPLNWQVSADGTRMIGHMVLRKSLMEGSSNYSSAILGLKVVGGKILPDGTRSAVVEKVKKGSIADLEGQLRIGDEVLQWNGYALQGRTADEVATIVANSKHDSHVELVVSRSLAPNRTVQSWRAHKEVYTEIMGGCEKPSVLVTSPGSPDIHSRRRSARHNHSNISVAGRIQLKVNFDIPALQLLVTVLSATGLSPRSDGSPRCPYAKVFLLPDKSEKSKRRTKTLANTLEPRWNQTFVYCGIRITDIKKRTLEVTVWDLNRYGPNDFLGEVLLDLDNIINHEPIWHILKPHEEIVGYGRYRDDDVDGEHLSPPSTSTSRLSDSDTPSECDLRRHHSLSSLASSSSPPPPHEIEGTRCSRRDMSPAGRVRTAGMSRDRSGCGVRSQSAAGGRSASPRRSLSPPASVPRYAAHDAHALLCEERGDTRLPTHAYAPRFQSRSATATPTTSPKKRQLPQIPHQSGQRAMRAQVSADLEERWERHYAGLSDSELAARGGGWAPRRRLSPDATAADSDLESVASVTSSAFSTQSERPRPTRMLSNDYGGRENGRNHSQQQPLERRESRRGQFTRSLSNADVPPDEKADGSLSDTALGGTSEIEPANDDVLLKAEPRDYFGPGMGKKSNSTSQLSATGRKRRLGFGKRGKNSFTVQRSEEVVPGEMRGGTGVSRASSASSENDDGRFSPGMRGSGSSDGGGLSDFIDGLGPGQLVGRQLLGAPTLGDVQLSMCYQKGFLEVEVIRARGLQAKQGSRTLPAPYVKVYVVSGKRCLAKAKTVTARRTLDPLYQQTLTFRENYKGCVLQVTVWGDYGRLEGKKVFMGVAQIMLEDLNLSNIVIGWYKLFGTTSL; encoded by the exons ATGGACGACATGCCGGACCTTTCGCACCTCACGCCCGAGGAGCGCGCGATCATCGAAGGTGTCATAATGCGTCAGCGACAAGAGGAGCAGCGAGAACACGAGATTATGAG ACGTAAACAAGATGAAGTGGCAGTGCTCGAGCAGTCAATTCGCACGAGGAATGAAATGCAACGAGCAGCAGGCGTAGAGCTCGCGGCCACCTGTCACATTTGTTTGAAGACTAAGTTTGCCGATGGTGTCGGCCATTCCTGTCACTACTGCAGAGTTCGTTGCTGCGCGAGGTGTGGCGGAAAGGTTACTTTGCGTTCAAACAAG gtTATATGGGTTTGCATACTTTGTCGCAAAAAACAAGAACTTTTATCAAAAACTGGTCAATGGATACACAAAAGTGCCGGTCAAGATTCTATGCTTTGGCGCATGGAATCAGATTTGAGAGGCTTACCACCTCAAGGGGATACCTCATTGGATAAGAGACCAAAATTAGAAAGGGCCCACAGTGCCGCAGAAAAGGAAAATCAGCCTTTACAAAGATCAGGTAGTGCACTGCGTCGGCAGTACAGTCAACAGGAAGCACGGTGTTACGGGGAGCTCGAAGGACTGGCCCGGACCCATCCACATCTTGTACACCCGAGACAAAAAGCATCTTACGGTGTTGAAGACACAGGAATCCAGATGCTGCCACCTCAGGGCACACAACTGCTGCCACTGCCGCACACGCCCGGGTCGCATCCGCCGTTGCCGCCTCGTTCGTCCTCCTCGGACGATGAGGTACCGGAGTGTATCTCCGATGAGAACGACGAGTATCGCGACCGTG TATGTATGAGAGAAAAAATAA GACAACTTGAGGCGTGTTCATCTCTTCGGAACCCACACCTGCGCAGTACCAGCGTGGCTACcaacaattattacaatttcaCTAATCATTCACCGGCTTCGTACATGCCGGAGGCGCGCGGAGCGTTCGATACGGCAAGAACGGCGCCGGCTGGCGGTCGTAGCTTCGACTCGGTCACAGATTGTCGGTGGCGCGCCCGTGACGATGGCGAGGGCTCGTACTTGCGACCCTACGTCACTGATGGGGGTCCGCGTCCTGATCGCGCCGTATATAAGAGTGCTTACTTGTGGGAAGACTCCTCCGATAACAGACGTTTCACGGAAAGGAGAAAAAAAACAGTCCGCTTCGACGGCCACGAAGGTGCTGCGACGTTCCCTCGTGGGGGTCGCGATGCATCTGGTGGCCCGCATGACTGGGCCTCCTTGCGCTGGGAGTCCGAGAGACAGACTAGCCAGGACTCTGCTACCAAAGACTCGGGCATCGATACGTCTAGCACTTTCACTTCCAGCGAAGACTCGAACAGGGGCGATTGCCCTAag TTCCCACTTAACTGGCAAGTCTCCGCTGACGGAACGCGAATGATCGGCCATATGGTTTTGCGGAAGAGTTTGATGGAAGGAAGTTCCAATTACTCTTCAGCAATTCTAGGACTGAAAGTAGTTGGGGGAAAAATTCTACCAGACGGTACACGAAGTGCCGTCGTTGAAAAAGTGAAAAAAGGTTCGATTGCAGACTTGGAAGGGCAGCTAAGAATAG GAGATGAAGTACTACAGTGGAATGGATATGCGCTTCAAGGTCGTACAGCAGACGAAGTGGCTACAATAGTGGCCAACAGTAAACATGACTCGCATGTCGAGCTCGTAGTATCGCGGTCGTTGGCTCCCAACAGAACTGTCCAATCTTGGAGAGCGCATAAAG AAGTGTACACTGAAATCATGGGTGGCTGCGAGAAGCCGAGCGTCTTGGTGACTTCACCTGGCTCACCCGACATCCACTCCCGCCGCCGCTCCGCGCGACACAACCACAGTAACATCAGTGTCGCTGGTCGAATTCAG ttaaaagtAAACTTCGACATCCCGGCACTGCAACTGCTTGTAACGGTGCTATCAGCAACCGGTCTCAGCCCCAGGTCAGATGGTTCTCCGCGATGTCCGTATGCCAAAGTATTTCTGCTGCCCGATAAAAGCGAAAAGAGCAAACGCCGCACTAAGACCCTCGCAAATACCCTGGAACCGAGATGGAATCAGACCTTTGTATATTGTGGAATACGAATAACTGATATCAAGAAACGAACCCTTGAG GTCACTGTATGGGACTTAAATCGTTATGGCCCAAACGATTTCCTCGGTGAAGTTCTCCTTGAtttggataatattattaaccacGAACCTATCTGGCACATCTTGAAACCACACGAAGAAATAGTTGGTTATGGT CGGTACCGCGACGATGACGTGGACGGAGAGCATCTGTCGCCGCCTTCCACATCGACTTCGCGTCTCTCAGACTCCGACACTCCAAGCGAGTGCGACCTTCGCAGACATCATTCACTCTCCAGCCTCGCCTCTAGCTCGAGTCCTCCGCCACCTCATGAG ATTGAAGGAACGCGATGTAGTCGTCGGGACATGTCACCAGCGGGTCGAGTGAGAACCGCCGGCATGTCCAGAGATCGA AGCGGGTGCGGCGTGCGCTCGCAGTCGGCGGCGGGCGGGCGCAGCGCGTCGCCGCGGCGCTCGCTGTCGCCGCCCGCGTCCGTGCCGCGCTACGCCGCCCACGACGCACACGCCTTAC TGTGTGAGGAGCGGGGCGACACCAGGCTACCGACGCATGCGTACGCGCCGCGATTCCAATCCCGCTCCGCCACCGCCACTCCCACCACTAGCCCCAAGAAGCGACAGCTGCCGCAAATACCACACCAG AGTGGGCAGAGGGCGATGCGCGCGCAAGTGTCTGCGGATCTTGAAGAAC GCTGGGAGAGACACTATGCAGGGTTATCTGACTCTGAGCTTGCGGCGCGAGGCGGCGGCTGGGCGCCTCGGCGTCGCCTCTCGCCGGACGCGACCGCCGCCGATTCAGACCTCGAGTCTGTCGCCTCCGTCACCTCTAGTGCTTTCAGTACGCAATCTGAACGACCTCGTCCCACAAGGATGTTAAG TAATGATTACGGAGGACGTGAGAATGGACGTAATCATAGCCAACAACAGCCCCTCGAGAGACGCGAGTCAAGGCGAGGACAATTCACCAGAAGTCTTAGCAATGCTGATGTTCCTCCTGATGAAAAAGcag ACGGCAGTCTCAGTGACACCGCTCTCGGCGGAACCAGTGAAATAGAACCTGCCAACGATGACGTTCTACTTAAAGCTGAACCAAGAGATTACTTCGGTCCGGGTATGGGGAAGAAAAGCAACTCGACCTCGCAGCTATCAGCCACAG GAAGGAAAAGAAGGTTAGGTTTCGGTAAACGTGGGAAAAATTCGTTCACGGTTCAACGCAGCGAAGAAGTGGTACCCGGGGAAATGAGGGGGGGTACCGGCGTCTCACGAGCTTCCTCAGCCTCAAGCGAGAACGACGACGGCAG ATTTTCCCCTGGAATGCGAGGTTCGGGATCTTCTGATGGCGGTGGCTTATCGGACTTTATAGACGGATTGGGTCCGGGTCAATTGGTCGGAAGGCAACTTCTTGGCGCGCCAACATTAGGCGATGTACAGCTCTCCATGTGCTACCAAAAAGGATTTCTGGAG GTGGAGGTAATTCGTGCGAGAGGGCTGCAAGCAAAGCAAGGAAGTCGAACTCTGCCCGCTCCGTACGTAAAGGTCTACGTAGTGAGCGGCAAACGCTGTCTCGCTAAGGCAAAGACCGTTACAGCACGACGCACTCTCGATCCACTCTATCAACAAACACTCACCTTTAGGGAAAACTATAAGGGATGTGTTTTGCAA GTAACGGTATGGGGCGATTACGGTCGTTTAGAGGGAAAAAAAGTTTTCATGGGCGTGGCGCAGATTATGCTAGAAGACCTCAATCTCTCCAACATCGTCATCGGATGGTACAAACTATTCGGAACAACGTCACtg TAA